From a single Aquincola tertiaricarbonis genomic region:
- a CDS encoding gp436 family protein codes for MYATRQDMIDRYGTPRLVQLTDVNSPLTGAIVDAVLETKLADASAEIDGYLVGRYALPLATVPAILRTICCDLALVRLMGDNAGDNERADVKRHMDYLRGVAKGDILITAPADVPDQAGLGSVMFEPGQKVMGREAEYLACDPYRGRW; via the coding sequence ATGTACGCGACGCGCCAGGACATGATCGACCGCTACGGCACGCCGCGCCTGGTGCAGCTGACCGACGTCAACAGCCCGCTCACTGGCGCCATCGTGGACGCGGTGCTGGAGACCAAGCTGGCCGATGCCTCGGCCGAGATCGACGGCTACCTGGTGGGCCGCTATGCGCTGCCGCTGGCCACCGTGCCGGCCATCCTGCGCACCATCTGCTGCGACCTGGCCCTGGTGCGCCTGATGGGCGACAACGCCGGCGACAACGAGCGCGCCGACGTCAAGCGCCACATGGACTACCTGCGCGGCGTGGCCAAGGGCGACATCCTGATCACCGCGCCCGCCGACGTGCCCGACCAGGCCGGCCTGGGCAGCGTGATGTTTGAGCCGGGCCAGAAGGTCATGGGCCGCGAGGCCGAGTACCTGGCCTGCGATCCGTACAGGGGCCGCTGGTGA
- a CDS encoding VpaChn25_0724 family phage protein: MSFAEFETADRRLVLLKALENAAQYRTNGILLRRYADAVGHVVSSDRIEQDLAWLAEQGLVTTVQSGGITVATLTSRGLDVATGRAVVPGVAKPQPGL; the protein is encoded by the coding sequence GTGAGCTTCGCCGAATTCGAAACCGCTGACCGCCGCCTTGTGCTCCTCAAAGCGCTGGAGAACGCCGCGCAGTACCGCACCAACGGCATCCTGCTGCGTCGGTATGCGGATGCGGTGGGCCATGTCGTCAGCAGCGATCGCATCGAGCAGGATCTGGCGTGGCTGGCCGAGCAGGGCCTGGTGACCACGGTGCAGAGCGGCGGCATCACGGTGGCCACGCTCACCAGCCGCGGCCTGGACGTGGCCACCGGCCGTGCCGTGGTGCCCGGCGTCGCCAAGCCGCAGCCGGGGCTCTGA
- a CDS encoding phage virion morphogenesis protein: MTDRFVIDLDDAELQLRIASVLSGLSQPQQPLHSIGQLLKGNIALRFQTKRGPDGMPWLPLARSTAARYAKEDKGKARGSLLQRTGQMLRSLDYNVLGTEAVEIGFNQRVGRWDLATLHELGTQRMPRRPMIFDDPIAGTLGAQDRQDMLDELEAWVGDLLG, translated from the coding sequence ATGACCGACCGCTTTGTCATCGACCTGGACGATGCCGAGCTGCAGCTGCGCATCGCCTCGGTGTTGAGTGGCCTATCGCAGCCGCAGCAGCCATTGCACAGCATCGGCCAGCTGCTCAAGGGCAACATCGCGCTGCGCTTCCAGACCAAGCGCGGGCCCGACGGCATGCCCTGGCTGCCCTTGGCACGTTCCACCGCGGCGCGCTACGCCAAAGAGGACAAGGGAAAGGCCCGCGGCAGCTTGCTGCAGCGCACGGGCCAGATGCTGCGATCGCTCGACTACAACGTGCTGGGCACCGAGGCGGTGGAGATCGGCTTCAACCAGCGCGTCGGCCGCTGGGACCTGGCCACGCTGCACGAGCTCGGCACGCAGCGCATGCCGCGGCGGCCGATGATCTTCGATGACCCGATTGCGGGTACGCTGGGCGCGCAGGACAGGCAAGACATGCTCGACGAGCTCGAGGCCTGGGTGGGCGACCTGCTGGGATGA
- a CDS encoding DUF3486 family protein: MPPVGKIAQLPDDIRSWLHKAIVERGYGDIVALTEELNALCKEGGVAITIGKSAVGAESQRVRRAQEAIRATTEATKLIADASRDDSDSRSEAVMAIVQSEVFELLLQVREVADNEMDPVDRIKLLRGVGKTAAEMSRARVNQTKWRHEVEAKAKAAADSVAKIAKQGGASPDTIRAIREQILGITKRSGPTDGAART; this comes from the coding sequence ATGCCGCCCGTGGGCAAGATCGCCCAGCTGCCCGATGACATCCGCAGCTGGCTGCACAAGGCCATCGTCGAGCGCGGCTATGGCGACATCGTCGCGCTGACCGAAGAGCTCAATGCGCTCTGCAAGGAAGGCGGCGTCGCCATCACCATCGGCAAGAGCGCGGTGGGTGCGGAGAGCCAGCGCGTGCGCCGCGCGCAGGAGGCCATCCGCGCAACAACCGAGGCCACGAAGTTGATCGCCGACGCCAGCCGCGACGACAGCGACTCGCGCAGCGAGGCCGTGATGGCCATCGTGCAGAGCGAGGTATTCGAGCTGCTCCTGCAGGTGCGCGAAGTTGCCGACAATGAGATGGACCCGGTCGATCGCATCAAGCTGCTGCGGGGCGTGGGCAAGACCGCGGCGGAGATGAGCCGGGCCCGGGTCAATCAGACCAAGTGGCGCCACGAGGTCGAGGCCAAGGCCAAGGCCGCGGCCGACTCGGTGGCCAAGATCGCCAAGCAGGGCGGCGCCAGCCCGGACACCATCCGCGCCATCCGCGAGCAGATCCTCGGCATCACCAAACGATCGGGCCCGACCGATGGCGCAGCTCGCACCTGA
- a CDS encoding phage tail protein — protein MSYPVFDWAESPGAQLSEQPRVLESKFGDGYVQTAPDGLNPISQQWRLPFRGVSREAGDAIVAFLRARGGVEYFQWTPLWSSTPILVICSSWTRSQTDVVGESDIEATFVQRFAP, from the coding sequence ATGAGCTATCCGGTGTTCGACTGGGCCGAGAGCCCGGGCGCCCAGCTCAGCGAGCAGCCGCGTGTGCTGGAGAGCAAGTTCGGCGACGGCTACGTGCAGACCGCGCCCGATGGCCTCAACCCCATCAGCCAGCAGTGGCGCCTGCCGTTTCGCGGCGTGAGCCGCGAGGCGGGCGATGCCATCGTGGCCTTCCTGCGCGCCCGCGGCGGCGTCGAGTACTTCCAGTGGACGCCGCTGTGGTCCAGCACGCCCATCCTCGTGATCTGCAGCAGCTGGACCCGCTCGCAAACCGACGTCGTCGGCGAGAGCGACATCGAGGCCACCTTCGTCCAACGCTTCGCACCATGA
- a CDS encoding phage protease, whose amino-acid sequence MRLLTALLAATLPLNASGLAQLLPAGEFAARDGRPGPGRTWKLSDEQGRKIAAELSAIAARTPVVIDYEHQTLHAATNGLPAPAAGWINSAVWRDGEGLFGAVDWTPRAKAAIAADEYRYMSPVIAYAEDGTVAGVSLAAITNYPALTGMDQVVAALNTRLTPPEHTMSLLLALCAALGLPNTTAEADAVAAVAALKTKADAPPPVPTALATALGLQAGATEAAALSAVQSLGKAHDTAALVAMQNQVNALSAQLADGRITATVDDAIKAGKLTPASRDAFIAIGRKDEAALTAALSGLVPVPGLGGQTQGDPTGAAAGGGGTAALSATQAAIAKQLGLDPEAYAKQLKASA is encoded by the coding sequence ATGCGCCTTCTCACCGCCTTGCTCGCCGCCACCCTGCCGCTGAACGCCAGCGGCCTGGCGCAGCTGCTGCCCGCGGGTGAATTCGCCGCCCGCGACGGCCGACCCGGCCCGGGTCGCACCTGGAAGCTCAGCGATGAGCAGGGCCGCAAGATCGCCGCGGAGCTGTCCGCCATCGCGGCCCGCACGCCGGTGGTCATCGACTACGAGCACCAGACCCTGCACGCCGCCACCAACGGCCTGCCGGCGCCCGCCGCAGGCTGGATCAACTCCGCCGTGTGGCGCGATGGCGAGGGCCTGTTCGGCGCCGTCGATTGGACCCCGCGCGCCAAGGCCGCGATCGCGGCCGATGAGTACCGCTACATGAGCCCCGTGATCGCCTATGCCGAGGACGGCACGGTGGCGGGCGTCTCGCTGGCTGCCATCACCAACTACCCCGCGCTGACCGGCATGGACCAGGTCGTCGCAGCACTCAACACCCGACTCACCCCACCGGAGCACACCATGTCTCTGCTTCTCGCCCTTTGCGCCGCCCTCGGCCTGCCCAACACCACCGCCGAGGCCGACGCCGTCGCCGCGGTCGCTGCGCTCAAGACCAAGGCCGACGCGCCGCCGCCGGTGCCCACCGCGCTGGCCACCGCACTGGGCCTGCAGGCCGGTGCCACCGAAGCCGCTGCACTGAGCGCCGTGCAGAGCCTGGGCAAGGCCCACGACACCGCGGCCCTGGTCGCGATGCAGAACCAGGTCAACGCGCTGAGCGCACAGCTGGCCGACGGCCGAATCACGGCCACCGTCGACGACGCCATCAAGGCCGGCAAGCTCACGCCGGCCAGCCGCGATGCCTTCATCGCCATCGGCCGCAAGGACGAAGCGGCGCTCACCGCCGCGCTGTCCGGCCTGGTGCCGGTGCCCGGCCTGGGTGGCCAGACGCAAGGCGACCCCACGGGCGCCGCAGCCGGCGGTGGCGGCACGGCCGCGCTCAGCGCCACGCAGGCCGCCATCGCCAAGCAGCTGGGCCTCGACCCCGAGGCCTACGCCAAGCAGCTCAAGGCCAGCGCCTGA
- a CDS encoding Mu-like prophage major head subunit gpT family protein, which translates to MLINRANLADMFRGFQMIFQGAAQQAPSMFERFVTVVPSQTSEEKYAWLGTMPRFREWLGDRVLQSLSTSDYTIKNKPFEMSIEVDRDDIEDDKIGIYTPIIQQMGSESKTHPDELVFSLIASGFNSLCYDGQYFFDTDHPVELEDGSMGTWSNFQGGTSTAWYLLDLRRPMKPFIFQKRRDYNFVGMVDERDEAVFMRKKFRYGVDARVNTGFGLPHLAYASKQTLDIANYSAARAAMGSLKGDKGKPLAIQGNVLLVPPTLEKQALEILNAQRLSNGADNVMAKTAEVVVCPWLS; encoded by the coding sequence ATGCTGATCAATCGCGCCAACCTCGCGGACATGTTCCGCGGCTTCCAGATGATCTTCCAGGGCGCCGCGCAACAGGCGCCCTCGATGTTCGAACGCTTCGTCACCGTGGTGCCGAGCCAGACCAGCGAAGAAAAGTACGCCTGGCTGGGCACCATGCCGCGCTTTCGCGAGTGGCTGGGCGACCGCGTGCTGCAGTCGCTGAGCACCAGCGACTACACCATCAAGAACAAGCCCTTCGAAATGTCGATCGAGGTCGACCGCGACGACATCGAGGACGACAAGATCGGCATCTACACGCCCATCATCCAGCAGATGGGCAGCGAGTCGAAGACCCACCCCGACGAGCTGGTGTTCTCGCTGATCGCCAGCGGCTTCAACAGCCTGTGCTACGACGGCCAGTACTTCTTCGACACCGACCACCCGGTCGAGCTGGAAGACGGCTCGATGGGCACCTGGAGCAACTTCCAGGGCGGCACCAGCACCGCCTGGTATCTGCTGGACCTGCGCCGGCCGATGAAGCCCTTCATCTTCCAGAAGCGCCGCGACTACAACTTCGTGGGCATGGTCGACGAGCGCGACGAAGCGGTGTTCATGCGCAAGAAGTTCCGCTACGGCGTGGACGCGCGGGTCAACACCGGCTTCGGTCTGCCGCACCTGGCCTATGCCAGCAAGCAGACGCTGGACATCGCCAACTACAGCGCCGCCCGCGCCGCGATGGGCAGCCTCAAGGGCGACAAGGGCAAGCCCCTGGCCATCCAGGGCAACGTGCTGCTGGTGCCGCCCACGCTGGAGAAGCAGGCCCTCGAGATCCTGAACGCCCAGCGGCTCAGCAACGGCGCCGACAACGTCATGGCCAAGACCGCCGAGGTGGTGGTCTGCCCCTGGCTGTCGTAA
- a CDS encoding Gp37 family protein: MSAQQLLDDYLFIGPLLVQRLQEQLAGDMPVEMVEDLQTAGESERRAHVVWVLWAGDQFGDQAMGGAGQAFAQRWLVVLFIRNESLGNRASRSQAAGAWLGRIQRALGGFKPAGCVRGLRRAQGPAPNYTKAEGMFPLLFAIDLNL; encoded by the coding sequence GTGAGCGCGCAGCAGCTGCTCGACGACTACCTGTTCATCGGCCCGCTGCTGGTGCAGCGGCTGCAGGAGCAGCTGGCCGGCGACATGCCGGTCGAGATGGTCGAGGACCTGCAGACGGCCGGTGAGTCGGAGCGCCGCGCCCACGTGGTGTGGGTGCTGTGGGCCGGCGATCAGTTCGGTGACCAGGCGATGGGCGGCGCCGGCCAGGCCTTCGCACAGCGCTGGCTCGTGGTGCTCTTCATCCGCAACGAAAGCCTGGGCAACCGGGCCTCCCGATCGCAGGCTGCAGGCGCCTGGCTGGGCCGCATCCAGCGTGCGCTGGGCGGCTTCAAGCCCGCGGGCTGCGTGCGTGGCCTGCGCCGCGCGCAAGGCCCTGCGCCCAACTACACGAAGGCCGAGGGCATGTTCCCCCTGCTGTTCGCGATCGACCTCAACCTCTGA
- a CDS encoding phage tail tube protein, with protein MARDLTFQPFSGVGIVTMYERNADGTPKAGFDLGEAPVFKLTQQAPNVEMNTTRSADRGVAFRMAQSKGASLEIQLKTLNDFNLELITSGVWTETAATAAVVGWSAPADLVVGNVIKLPARNVSAVTVKDSTGGGAKVLPAASYELDAVGGTIKLLDITTGGPYVQPFKADYTPGAVKVLGGLKATDKEYNLRDPATVRAFESENKSRAQIVKKFADERAAYVIAKDKEIAAARLAGDAATEAKLAEEKRAALAVQADAEKDALRKFTADETLTRIAQVKERYSRELALLQDRIGREAQLNQEQFELGLRDLATYLAERGQLEQQATASELQQLQTKLAEQRRVLALNESRAGSAKTANEQEQLRETILQQQQDILRTETEIEKKKRDQVDAARQLANEAERYRRELAATLRGVEEEIAQLGGTETAQQIEARVTAALLPTLERVKQLGGDASRVFLLIDMKVQQEQFRQAERAYADHIERLQLLERGLDDQVQMGALTTVEAEAQKFEARARALPQLREMLSILNATAQTEGDRNRITQITQDLDRLADRSTELERTMRSSIGTGIGQALTDVQLRSKTAGEAIKGFFSDIARSALNVVNQRLGEQIANTLFPKAGSGDGFMGYVQQLFSKLGSWVTELFSSLGSGGGGGGGNFLSTAATWVASLFHSGGLVGQSSGMSRAVSPAAWAYAPRYHTEGIVGLKPRERAIIALDGEEVLREDNPRHIKNFGRTSSVGNVDISVAVQVTSGDQAQAKASGDAMAQDLAQMVDARISTWAAREQRPGGVLQQGGRR; from the coding sequence ATGGCACGCGACCTCACCTTCCAGCCGTTCAGCGGCGTCGGCATCGTCACCATGTACGAGCGCAACGCCGATGGCACGCCCAAGGCCGGCTTCGACCTCGGCGAAGCGCCCGTTTTCAAGCTCACGCAGCAGGCGCCCAACGTCGAAATGAACACCACGCGCAGCGCCGACCGCGGCGTGGCCTTCCGCATGGCGCAGAGCAAGGGCGCCAGCCTGGAGATCCAGCTCAAGACGCTGAACGACTTCAACCTGGAGCTGATCACCTCGGGCGTGTGGACCGAGACCGCTGCGACCGCCGCGGTGGTGGGCTGGTCGGCGCCGGCCGACCTGGTGGTGGGCAACGTCATCAAGCTGCCGGCGCGCAACGTGTCGGCGGTGACCGTGAAGGACAGCACCGGCGGTGGTGCCAAGGTGCTGCCGGCCGCCAGCTACGAGCTCGACGCCGTCGGCGGCACCATCAAGCTGCTGGACATCACCACCGGTGGCCCTTACGTGCAGCCCTTCAAGGCGGACTACACCCCGGGCGCGGTCAAGGTGCTGGGCGGCCTCAAGGCCACCGACAAGGAGTACAACCTGCGCGACCCGGCCACGGTCCGTGCCTTCGAGTCCGAGAACAAGAGCCGGGCCCAGATCGTCAAGAAGTTCGCCGACGAGCGAGCGGCCTACGTGATCGCCAAGGACAAGGAGATCGCCGCGGCCCGCCTGGCGGGTGATGCCGCGACCGAGGCCAAGCTGGCCGAGGAGAAACGTGCGGCGCTGGCGGTGCAGGCCGACGCCGAGAAGGACGCGCTGCGCAAGTTCACGGCCGACGAGACGCTCACCCGCATTGCCCAGGTCAAAGAGCGCTACAGCCGCGAGCTGGCGCTGCTGCAGGACCGCATCGGCCGCGAGGCGCAGCTCAACCAGGAGCAGTTCGAGCTGGGCCTGCGCGACCTGGCCACCTACCTGGCCGAGCGCGGCCAGCTGGAACAGCAGGCCACCGCCAGCGAGCTGCAGCAGTTGCAGACCAAGCTGGCCGAGCAGCGCCGTGTGCTGGCCCTGAACGAGTCGCGCGCCGGCAGCGCCAAGACCGCCAACGAGCAAGAGCAGCTGCGCGAGACCATCCTGCAGCAGCAACAGGACATCCTGCGCACCGAGACCGAGATCGAGAAAAAGAAGCGCGACCAGGTCGACGCGGCGCGCCAGCTGGCCAATGAAGCCGAGCGGTACCGGCGCGAGCTGGCGGCCACCTTGCGCGGCGTGGAGGAGGAGATCGCGCAGCTCGGCGGTACCGAGACCGCCCAGCAGATCGAAGCGCGTGTGACGGCCGCGTTGCTGCCCACGCTGGAGCGCGTCAAGCAGCTGGGCGGCGATGCCTCGCGCGTGTTCCTGCTCATCGACATGAAGGTGCAGCAGGAGCAGTTCCGCCAGGCCGAGCGTGCCTACGCTGATCACATCGAGCGCCTGCAGCTGCTGGAGCGCGGCCTGGATGACCAGGTGCAGATGGGCGCGCTGACCACCGTCGAAGCCGAGGCGCAGAAGTTCGAGGCCCGCGCGCGTGCTCTCCCGCAGCTGCGCGAGATGCTGTCGATCCTCAACGCCACTGCGCAGACCGAGGGCGACCGTAATCGCATCACCCAGATCACGCAGGACCTTGACCGCCTAGCCGACCGATCGACCGAGCTGGAGCGAACCATGCGCAGCTCCATCGGCACCGGCATCGGCCAGGCGCTGACCGACGTGCAGCTGCGCAGCAAGACGGCTGGCGAGGCCATCAAGGGCTTCTTCAGCGACATCGCGCGCAGCGCGCTCAACGTCGTCAACCAGCGCCTGGGCGAGCAGATCGCCAACACCCTGTTTCCCAAGGCAGGCTCGGGCGATGGGTTCATGGGCTACGTGCAGCAGCTGTTCTCCAAGCTGGGCAGCTGGGTGACGGAGCTGTTCAGCAGCTTGGGCAGCGGTGGCGGCGGCGGTGGTGGCAACTTTCTCAGCACGGCCGCGACGTGGGTCGCGTCGCTGTTCCACAGCGGCGGCTTGGTGGGCCAGTCATCGGGCATGTCGCGGGCCGTGTCGCCGGCGGCGTGGGCCTACGCGCCGCGGTACCACACCGAGGGCATCGTGGGCCTGAAGCCGCGTGAGCGGGCCATCATCGCCCTCGACGGCGAAGAAGTACTGCGCGAAGACAACCCGCGCCACATCAAGAACTTCGGCCGCACCAGCTCGGTGGGCAACGTCGACATCTCGGTGGCCGTGCAGGTGACCAGCGGCGACCAGGCGCAGGCCAAGGCCAGCGGCGACGCGATGGCGCAGGACCTGGCGCAGATGGTCGATGCACGCATCTCCACCTGGGCGGCGCGTGAGCAGCGGCCCGGCGGCGTGCTGCAGCAGGGAGGCCGCCGATGA
- a CDS encoding DUF935 domain-containing protein encodes MILDANGQPYDLAAIDHSQTEDDTARLAWLNRLYAQHPSRGLTPDRLHSLMVAAEEGDMERQLDLCEDMEERDGHLFAELDKRAGAVEQLGWSLTEPPGASAAEKKMTAQLREWIGSIPDFDDLVRFMMSAVLRGFANVELRWSSQSDGSKPVMLPSLNPRPHSWFTVDRETRNTLLLRRPDGLGDPLQPLSWISHLHRAKNGLIPRMGLVRVLAWPYLFKNFAVRDLAELLEIYGLPVRIGKYPAGASDKEKMTLLRAVTQIGHNAAGIIPQGMVVEFQKASEGSEGPFDSMQDRMEAIQSKVILGQTLTSGEGKHGTQALGTVHNDVRLGIRNSDARQCAATLTRQLVHPLALLNIAGADPRRLPAFVIETTEPEDLATYAEALPKLVQVGFKVPRRWAQEKVQIPEPEDGEDVLATAAAPAANPQAAPPAAAASPAPPAPPRRAALTGQAGQASALDDLVAESAQQWRPLMGPIVEPLLAELQRAADAGESLTSLMARLPQLIERMDGGPLAEHLARTSFSTRLAGAADLDL; translated from the coding sequence ATGATCCTGGATGCCAACGGCCAGCCCTACGACCTGGCCGCGATTGACCATTCGCAGACCGAAGACGACACCGCGCGCCTGGCCTGGCTCAACCGCCTCTATGCCCAGCATCCGTCGCGTGGCCTCACGCCCGATCGGCTGCACAGCCTCATGGTCGCGGCCGAAGAGGGCGACATGGAGCGCCAGCTCGATCTCTGCGAGGACATGGAGGAGCGTGACGGCCATCTTTTCGCTGAGCTGGACAAGCGGGCCGGCGCGGTCGAGCAGCTGGGCTGGTCGCTGACCGAGCCACCAGGTGCGTCGGCCGCCGAGAAGAAGATGACCGCGCAGCTGCGCGAGTGGATCGGCAGCATCCCCGACTTTGACGACCTGGTGCGCTTCATGATGAGCGCGGTGCTGCGCGGCTTCGCCAACGTCGAGCTGCGCTGGTCCAGCCAGTCGGACGGCAGCAAGCCGGTGATGCTGCCCAGCCTCAACCCGAGGCCGCACAGCTGGTTCACGGTCGATCGCGAGACGCGCAACACGCTGCTGCTGCGCCGGCCCGACGGCCTGGGCGACCCGCTGCAGCCGCTGAGCTGGATCAGCCACCTGCACCGCGCCAAGAACGGGTTGATCCCGCGCATGGGCCTGGTGCGGGTGCTCGCGTGGCCCTACCTCTTCAAAAACTTTGCCGTGCGAGACCTGGCCGAGCTGCTGGAGATCTACGGCCTGCCGGTGCGCATCGGCAAGTACCCGGCGGGCGCCAGCGACAAGGAGAAGATGACCCTGCTGCGGGCGGTCACGCAGATTGGCCACAACGCCGCCGGCATCATTCCGCAGGGCATGGTGGTGGAGTTCCAGAAGGCGTCGGAAGGCAGCGAAGGCCCGTTCGACTCCATGCAAGACCGCATGGAGGCCATCCAGAGCAAGGTGATCCTGGGCCAGACGCTGACCTCGGGTGAGGGCAAGCACGGCACGCAGGCCCTGGGCACCGTCCACAACGACGTGCGCCTGGGCATCCGCAACAGCGATGCGCGGCAATGCGCGGCCACGCTCACGCGCCAGCTGGTGCATCCGCTGGCGCTGCTCAACATCGCGGGCGCCGACCCGCGCCGCCTGCCGGCGTTCGTGATTGAGACCACCGAGCCCGAGGACCTGGCCACCTACGCCGAAGCGCTGCCGAAGCTCGTGCAGGTGGGTTTCAAGGTGCCGCGGCGCTGGGCGCAAGAGAAAGTGCAGATCCCCGAGCCCGAGGACGGCGAAGACGTGCTGGCCACCGCCGCGGCGCCCGCCGCCAACCCGCAGGCGGCGCCGCCGGCAGCTGCTGCATCGCCGGCACCACCGGCACCGCCGCGGCGCGCCGCGCTCACCGGCCAGGCCGGCCAGGCCTCGGCACTGGATGACCTGGTCGCCGAGTCGGCGCAGCAGTGGCGCCCGCTGATGGGCCCGATCGTGGAGCCGCTGCTGGCCGAGCTGCAGCGCGCGGCCGACGCGGGCGAGTCGCTGACCTCGCTGATGGCGCGGCTGCCGCAGCTCATCGAGCGCATGGACGGCGGCCCGCTGGCCGAGCACCTGGCGCGCACGTCGTTCAGCACCCGCCTGGCCGGCGCTGCCGACCTGGACCTGTAG
- a CDS encoding phage minor head protein: MPTPVPVGLRLGAVEPRAAIAEFDQRNLLLPSFRWSDVWQQEHARGMAVAGVLRRDVLQLFVDELGQSLQQGRRMNETVDAIRGKLVAKGFWGEMEVTDPATGEVRMTRFNDARLRLIYDVNLGQAYEAGQWQRAQATKERFPYLQYVTMGDEAVRPLHAAWNGTVLPVDHPWWDTHHPKNGWRCRCRTVQLSQRQVDRLQGAGVEIKTEAPPVQYVDWEDRNGRRERVPVGIDPGFGYNPGKRPLRGAVPAPLLADPFDRTPSLAPSPALPFPRRMDAAQVLLPAATPAAQAQGRFLAAFGAQPGRPVEFLDAVGETLVIDAEMLVGSQVQPELWPAIAETIRMPDEIWSGTPMRINDQAQRLRRRYISRYVLDDGQRLAVVFEEGADGWMVKAARSEAEEQALLQAMRSGVRVHVRSDSQVQP, from the coding sequence ATGCCCACGCCCGTACCGGTCGGTCTGCGCCTGGGCGCGGTCGAGCCGCGCGCCGCGATCGCCGAGTTCGATCAGCGCAACCTGCTGCTGCCCAGCTTTCGCTGGAGCGACGTGTGGCAGCAGGAGCATGCCCGCGGCATGGCAGTCGCTGGCGTGCTGCGGCGCGACGTGCTGCAGCTCTTCGTCGACGAGCTGGGCCAGTCGCTGCAGCAGGGCCGGCGCATGAACGAGACGGTCGATGCCATCCGCGGCAAGCTGGTCGCCAAGGGCTTCTGGGGCGAGATGGAGGTAACCGATCCGGCCACCGGCGAGGTGCGCATGACCCGCTTCAACGATGCGCGCCTGCGGCTGATCTACGACGTCAACCTGGGCCAGGCCTATGAGGCCGGGCAGTGGCAGCGGGCCCAGGCCACGAAAGAACGTTTCCCTTACCTCCAGTACGTGACGATGGGCGACGAGGCCGTGAGGCCGCTGCACGCGGCGTGGAACGGCACGGTGCTGCCGGTGGACCACCCGTGGTGGGACACGCACCACCCCAAGAACGGCTGGCGCTGCCGCTGCCGCACCGTGCAGCTGAGCCAGCGCCAGGTCGACCGCCTGCAGGGTGCCGGCGTCGAGATCAAGACCGAGGCACCACCGGTGCAATACGTCGACTGGGAGGATCGCAATGGGCGTCGTGAGAGGGTTCCTGTCGGCATCGATCCTGGGTTTGGCTACAACCCTGGCAAGCGCCCTCTGCGCGGCGCCGTCCCTGCGCCTCTGCTCGCCGATCCCTTCGATCGCACGCCCTCGCTGGCCCCGTCGCCCGCGCTGCCGTTTCCTCGGCGCATGGATGCAGCGCAGGTGCTGCTGCCTGCGGCGACGCCGGCCGCGCAGGCGCAAGGCCGTTTCCTTGCGGCCTTCGGAGCGCAGCCTGGTCGGCCGGTAGAGTTTCTGGACGCCGTGGGCGAGACGTTGGTCATCGACGCCGAAATGTTGGTGGGCAGTCAGGTGCAGCCCGAGCTGTGGCCCGCGATCGCCGAGACCATCCGCATGCCCGACGAGATCTGGTCGGGCACGCCCATGCGCATCAACGACCAGGCGCAACGCCTGCGCCGCCGGTACATCAGCCGATACGTGCTTGACGATGGGCAGCGCCTGGCCGTGGTGTTCGAGGAAGGTGCGGATGGCTGGATGGTGAAAGCAGCGCGCAGCGAGGCCGAAGAGCAGGCGCTGCTGCAGGCCATGCGCAGCGGCGTGCGGGTGCACGTGCGCAGCGACTCGCAGGTCCAGCCATGA
- a CDS encoding phage minor tail protein L yields the protein MSTIAAELAKLSPSARIDLYVIDLTPLNGPLIRLHAGLNKLMQPVVWQGEQYVGFPIQAEGFDVRADGTQPRPTITASNLYGSLNAAVREYNKLIGARLIRKRTRARFLDAVNFAGGVNADADPTAALADDVWVFDRIGNRDKFRISWELANPLDQPGRVVPARQCRNTVCTWEYRSADCGYAGLPVAKADDTPTSNPTEDRCSLLVSGCKLRFGADALLPIGIFPGVGLLREV from the coding sequence ATGAGCACCATTGCCGCCGAGCTGGCCAAGCTCTCGCCCAGCGCCCGTATCGACCTCTACGTCATCGACCTGACGCCGCTCAACGGCCCGCTGATCCGCCTGCATGCAGGGCTCAACAAGCTGATGCAGCCGGTGGTCTGGCAGGGCGAGCAGTACGTCGGCTTCCCCATCCAGGCCGAGGGCTTCGACGTGCGTGCCGATGGCACGCAGCCGCGGCCCACCATCACCGCGTCCAACCTGTACGGCAGCCTCAATGCCGCCGTGCGTGAGTACAACAAGCTGATCGGTGCCCGCCTCATCCGAAAGCGCACGCGGGCGCGCTTCCTGGATGCAGTCAACTTCGCGGGCGGCGTGAACGCCGACGCCGACCCGACCGCCGCGCTGGCCGATGACGTGTGGGTCTTCGATCGCATCGGCAACCGCGACAAGTTCCGCATCAGCTGGGAGCTGGCCAACCCGTTGGATCAGCCCGGCCGCGTGGTGCCGGCGCGCCAGTGCCGCAACACCGTGTGCACCTGGGAGTACCGCAGTGCCGACTGCGGCTATGCCGGCCTGCCGGTGGCCAAGGCCGATGACACGCCCACCAGCAATCCCACCGAAGACCGCTGCAGCCTGCTGGTCAGCGGCTGCAAGTTGCGCTTCGGCGCCGACGCCTTGTTGCCCATCGGCATCTTCCCCGGCGTCGGCCTGCTCCGAGAGGTCTGA